A window of the Lolium perenne isolate Kyuss_39 chromosome 7, Kyuss_2.0, whole genome shotgun sequence genome harbors these coding sequences:
- the LOC127311649 gene encoding haloacid dehalogenase-like hydrolase domain-containing protein Sgpp, with product MAAPNGVSPLAATVPVEAVLFDIDGTLCDSDPLHHVAFQEMLLAIGYNNGVPIDEEFFIKNIAGRSDVEAAQNLFPDWPLEKGLKFLEDKETKYRSLAMERLEPVNGLGKVVQWVKDHGYKRAAVTNAPRINAELMLKLLGLSDFFQAVIVGGECEKPKPAPFPYLKALKELGVSAEHTFIFEDSASGTRAGVAAGMPVVAVLTRNPENSLQEAGAALIVKDYADPKLWSALEEIDAAEAKLKSG from the exons CCCACTTGCGGCGACGGTTCCGGTTGAGGCGGTTCTGTTCGACATCGACGGAACCCTCTGCGATTCGGACCCTCTTCACCATGTGGCCTTCCAAGAAATGCTTCTCGCG ATTGGGTACAACAATGGCGTCCCGATAGACGAGGAGTTCTTTATCAAAAACATTGCTGGGAGGAGCGATGTTGAAGCTGCGCAGAATCTCTTCCCGGACTGGCCACTTGAGAAGGGCCTCAAGTTCCTTGAGGACAaggaaaccaaatatagaag TTTGGCGATGGAGCGCTTGGAGCCTGTAAACGGCCTTGGCAAGGTGGTTCAGTGGGTGAAAGATCACGGCTACAAGCGAGCTGCAGTGACCAATGCCCCAAGGATCAACGCTGAACTGATGCTCAAACTTCTTGGTCTGTCAGACTTCTTCCAGGCCGTGATTGTTGGAGGTGAATGCGAGAAGCCAAAACCCGCCCCCTTCCCGTACCTCAAGGCCCTCAAGGAGCTGGgtgtgtctgcagaacacaccttCATCTTCGAG GATTCCGCTTCAGGCACACGTGCAGGCGTTGCCGCGGGAATGCCAGTCGTCGCCGTGCTGACGAGGAACCCAGAGAACTCCCTACAGGAGGCTGGGGCCGCGCTGATCGTCAAGGACTACGCGGACCCCAAGCTCTGGAGCGCCCTCGAAGAGATCGACGCAGCGGAAGCTAAGCTGAAGAGCGGCTGA